The Streptococcus respiraculi sequence CCTGTCTGGAATAATAGATATTGCCTCCGTTTACGTAGAGTTTGCCTCCGTTGATAAGGGCAATCGGATGGTAATAGATGTAGGTCTGTCCCGTCGTATTCCCAAGGCTGGGGGCTACGATGTCTTTTGAATAGTTCGTTGACAGTTCAATGGTATTTTTTCCACCATTTTGGGCAACGTAGCCAATATAAGCTGGACCGTAATTATAGGCCTGAACGGCTGTCCAGACATCAACCCCTGCATCTTCAGCTAAAGAGAGATTTTGACTCAAATACTCCACCCCTTGACGGATGCTTTCCTTGCTGTCTGTAATGGTATCAGCATAGCCTGAAGCAGACTCGCTCGACTGCATGACATCAGCTTGTTTTCCTTTCGTTTCCGTGTAGATCATCGCTAACACCAATTCTTCGTTGGCTTTTGTGTCGTTTTCAGCCAAGATTTCCTGCACCATAGGTTGATAGGTCATGACTTGTTTGACATCTCGGTGAGTTTTATAGAATTGGTAAGCTAGAAAAACAAGGACGATGAGGGCAATCGTTCTTGCTAGTTTTCTCATGTTATTTGCTCTTAATATCTTCTATATTCTTGATGAGGATAGAATAAGTCCCATTATCGTTCTGAATAAATTCAACAGCTTCTGCATCCTCGTAAATAGTGGTCGGCACAATCAATTCAATCCCGTTTGATAGGGATAGTTTTTGATTTTCAAATTTTTTCAATTGGCGACTGCTGTCAATCTCGTCAAAGCTAACCTTTTCTGGAATCACCTCTTTCAGCTCATCGACAAAGCTGAGACGGGCTGTCAGATTGGTGTCAAAGAGTTGATCGGCCAATTTTTCAGGTGACAATTCATTGTCTTCTTCCAGATGATTAAAAATGGCGGATTTGACCTTAGAATGGAATTGGAAGTCTGCCTGATTAAAATTCTCCGCAATTTTCTGAGCTGTCTGCTCAACTGCCTTGATTGATTTTTTGGCAGAAATCGCTGGACAATCTTGCAAGACATTGTCCGAAAAATAGTTCAAAAAAGTCCCGTTGTACTTAATCCGCTTTTCAATCAAGTGGTATTTGCGGGTTTGCAGGTTGAGAATCAGAGCCTCATCAGGTGCTGAACCTGCGCTTGGCAGATTGTTCTGCGTGAGTTTCAAGGGACTATCACTTTCAGCTCCGACATGAACCAAATTTTCACGAAGGGAAATCCGTAAAAAAGCAAACTGCTCCACCCCATTTTTCTCAAAACGAACAAAGACCAAGTCATTGGTCTTGAGATTTTCAGAAACAGAAAACTCTTCTTTCCAAAGTTTGGCAATGGCAATGGAACTCTCTAGCAAATCATCAGACAGATAGTCAAGAAAGGGGCTTTCAGCCCCCAATTGCCCCGTTTTTGCTTCATCTGAATAGGACCGTTCAATCTTCTTACGCAGATACTCCTCAATCTTGGGGCTAATGGTCAACAATTTGTTTGCCAAGTTTAATTCCGTATCTTCTGGAGAAAACTGGTGAATAACAGCTTCTTTAATGTAAATATCCATGAATATTATGCCTCATAGAGCGGAAAGGCATCTGTCAAAACACGCACTTCCTTACGCACTTCATCAAGGACAGCTTCATTATCCGCATTTTCTAAGGCTTTCACCGTCAGTTCTGCCACCTTACGTGCTTCTTCAACACCAAATCCACGAGCCGTAATCGCCGCAGATCCAATCCGAATACCGCTTGTCTTAAATGGCGACAAGGTCTCAAATGGAATCGAATTTTTGTTCAAGGTGATGTGTACTTCGTCCAAAAGATTTTGGGCTACTTTTCCATTTTCAACGACCTTGGTCACATCAACAAGGAAGAGGTGATTGTCTGTTCCGCCTGTAATGACACGGAATTTGTCATGTGCTAGGAAGATATCTGCCATAGCCTTACTGTTGTCAATGACTTGTTGGGCGTATTCTTTGAAAGCAGGGTCTAAGACTTCTTTAAAGGCAACTGCTTTAGCAGCAATCACGTGTTCCAGCGGTCCACCCTGGATACCAGGGAAGATAGCAGAGTTGATTTTCTTTGCCAAGTCCTCATCATTTGTCAAAATCAAACCGCCACGAGGACCACGGAGGGTTTTATGGGTCGTTGTTGTCGTGATATGAGCATAAGGTACTGGATTTGGATGTAAACCAGCTGCGACAAGTCCAGCGATATGTGCCATATCGACCATAAGTTTTGCCCCAACGCTATCTGCAATTTCACGGAATTTAGCAAAATCAATGATACGAGAATAGGCAGAAGCCCCTGCGACAATGAGTTTTGGTTGTACTTCTTTTGCTTGGACTAAGAGGGCATCGTAGTCAAGCAAGCCTGTTTCTTTATCAACGTTGTAAGCAACAAAGTTGTAGGTTTGACCAGAAAAGCTGACAGCAGCCCCATGGGTCAAGTGTCCGCCAGCTGCCAAGTCCATTCCCATGACCGTATCGCCTGGCTCAATCAAGGCCATATAGGCTGCACAGTTGGCTTGGCTACCAGAATGAGGTTGGACATTGGCAAATTTAGCGCCAAAGATTTCCTTAGCACGCTCAATAGCAAGGCTTTCCACGATATCTACGCACTCCGTTCCACCATAATAACGGCGGCTAGGATAGCCTTCTGCGTATTTATTGGTCAAGATGGAGCCTTGTGCTGCCATGACCGCTTTTGAAACAACATTTTCTGAAGCAATCAATTCAATATTGTGCTGCTGACGCTTTTCTTCTGCAGAAACAGCTTCCCATAGTTCTTTATCAAACGCCTTGTAATCTTCTTTATCAAAAATCATGCAATTTCTCCTTTAAATGTGAGTTCTGGTAGCTGGGCGAGGAGGTCCTCGCGAGTGATGGCGCCTTGGCGTAAAATCTGGGCTTTCTCCCCTGACAAGTCTAAAATGGTAGAATCTTGCCCTGTTAAGAAATCATCATCTTTTACCCCGGTAACCTCATCATAGAAGCCCTCGATAATCTGGTCAAACAAGACACCGCTGGTCTTGCCAGAAAGATTCGCAGACGGTCCAATCAGAGGTCCAAAGGTTTTGATCAAATCAAGTGTTACTGGGTGGCTAGGAATGCGAAAACCGACCGTAGTCATGCCTGAGTTAACCCAGTGTGGGACTTGTTCATTTGCTTGTAAAATAATGGTCAAGGGACCTGGTAAGAAAGCTTGAAAGAGTTTTTCGAGATAATCTGGCTGATTCTTAGAAAAAGCACGGACATCCTCTAAACTCGCCACATTCAGATTCATAGCTTTATCTAAGGGCCGCTTCTTGAGCTCGTAGACACGCTGAACAGCTCGTTCATCCAAGGCACGACCAAACAAGCCATAGACTGTTTCCGTAGGGAGCACGACTGCCCCACCAGCTTCTAAAATTTGTGCAATCTTATCCATGATCCACCACCACCATCCTATCTTGTCCAAATTGGTCTTTGAGAATGCGGACACGCTTGTCTGGAAGGGCTGTTTTGAAAAGGTCTTTTACTTGTTGCCCCTGTTTATACCCGATCTCTAGGTAAATTTTCCCTTTTTCCGTCAGAAATTCTGTTGCTCTTTTGGCAATCTGTCGGTAAATGGCAAACCCGTCTTCTTCTGCAAATAAGGCTATGTGTGGCTCTGAATGAAGCACATTTAAGCCCACTTCTTCCACATCTGCTCGTGCGATATAGGGCGGATTGGAGACGATGATATCATACTGTCCCTTGATGTCCTGCCAAACATTGGACTGGACAAAGGCAAGTTCAACTTGGTTTCGCCAAGCATTTTCCTGAGCAACAGCAAGAGCATCTAGTGAAATGTCTGAGGCTGTTACCTTCCAGTTTGACTTCGCCTTAGCAAGACTAATCGCAATCGCTCCGCTCCCTGTCCCAATGTCGAGTACCGCAAGGTTCGTTGCATTATTTTCTGTCAGAATAAGGTCAACTAGCTCTTCTGTCTCAGGACGGGGAATTAATACTCTTGGATCTACCGAAAATTCCAAACCATGAAAATTTGTCTTTCCGATAATGTATTGAGCTGGAACATGCTGGGATAGCTGTTGAAAAATCAGCTCTAACAGCTCCTTATCGTCTTTCGTTACTTCTTTCGTTAGCAATAAAACGAAAGCTGTCAGAGTCAGCTTCTTCAATGCACGAAAGGTATAAGCTAGACTTTCTGGCTCTTCTCCTATCTCATCCAACTTGCTTTCATAACGTGAAAACAATTGCGCGTAATTCATTATTTATTCAACTCTTCTAATTTTTGCGTTTGGTCATAGAGCACCAAGGCATCAATCACCTCGTCCATTTTACCAGATAAAATCGTATCGAGTTTTTGAAGCGTTAAACCAATACGGTGATCCGTCACACGGTTTTGAGGGAAATTGTAGGTACGAATTCGCTCTGAACGGTCTCCTGTACCAATGGTTGATTTCCGCTCTGCATCTTGCTCATCTTGAGCAATTTGGGCAAAATGATCTGCCACACGAGCCCGAATGACCTTCATTGCCTTATCACGGTTTTTCTGCTGGGTTCGTTCTTCCTGCATTTCGACCTTGATATTGGTTGGCAAATGGACAATCCGCACGGCTGTTGCAACCTTATTGACGTTCTGTCCACCAGCACCTGAGGCATGGTAAATGTCAATCCGTAAGTCTTTTGGATCGATGTCGTACTCGACTTCTTCGATTTCTGGCATAATCAAGACTGTTGCCGTTGAAGTATGGACACGACCTTGGCTTTCTGTAACCGGTACACGCTGCACACGATGAGCGCCTGATTCATATTTCAACTTAGAATAAACCGATTGTCCAGATACCATAGCAACAACTTCTTTAATCCCACCAACACCATTATAAGAAGCCTCCATGACTTCAAAGCGCCAGCCTTGACTTTCTGCAAATTTCTGGTACATGGTCAGCAAGTCTCCTGCAAAGAGGGCTGCTTCATCTCCACCAGCTGCTCCACGGATTTCCAAAATGATGTTCTTGTCGTCGTTTGGATCTTTCGGCAGGAGCAAAATCTTCAATTTTTCTTCATAGGCTTCCTTATCAGCCTTGGCTGTCTTGAGTTCTTCCTTGGCCATTTCTTCTAAGTCAGCATCGCCAGAAGCATCCTTAATCATCTCTTCTGCATCAAGAATATTTTGCAAGACTTTTTTATACTCACGGTAGGCTGTCACAGTGTCACGGGTTGCTGCTTCTTCTTTTGATAACTCCATAAAACGCTTGGTATAGCTGACCACATCTGGGTCACTCAGCAATTCCCCAAGCTCATCGTAGCGGTCTTCTACCGCCTGCAATTGATCGTAAATATTCATCTTTTCTCCTATCTTTCTGGTGCAAAATAGTGTCTGCGACACACAGGGATATAGGTTTCATTTCCCCCGATTTGAATCTGCTCGCCCTCATAAACAGGCTCACCATTCACTGTCCGCAAGACCATGGTTGCCTTTTTGGAACAATATTGACAAATGGTCTTAATCTCATCTAACTTATCAGCTAAAAGAAGCAAGTGCTTAGAGCCCTCAAATAAGTCATTGCGAAAATCATTTTTGAGACCGAAGGCCATGACCGGCACATCTAATTCATCAACCACACGCGCAAAATCATACACATGCTGCTTGGTCAAAAACTGAGCCTCATCAATAAGTACACAGTAGGGTTTTAAGGACAAATTTGCAATGTAATCATAGACATTCATCTCCGTTGTAATGGCAACTGCTTCTCGTTGCATTCCGATACGACTAGCAACCACTCCTACACCTGCCCGTGTATCCAGCGCGGAGGTCATGATAACCACATTCTTGCCCTGTTCCTCGTAGTTATGCGCCACTTTCAAAATCTCAATGGTCTTTCCAGAGTTCATCGAACCATATTTAAAATAAAATTGAGCCACTTTTTTCTTTCCAATCTATCAAACTCATTCATTTCATTCTACCATAAATTCACCAAATGCGGTACTAGAGAAAATGAAAAAAGCGTTTCCGTTCGGCTATCGCTCTATCAAGAAATATGCTATACTAATTCTAGTAAAGAAAAAGGAGAATCTTATGCCATTTGTACGAATTGACTTATTTGAAGGACGGACTGAAGAACAAAAAATTGCCTTAGCACGTGAAGTGACAGAAGTCGTCTCTCGTAATACCAATGCCCCAAAAGAAGCCATTCATGTCTTCATCAACGACATGCCAGAAGGCACCTACTACCCTCACGGCGAAATGAAACGCAAAGGGTAAAACATTCTAGACTAATTTTAGACTTATCCACGCAAGTCTCGGATTGAAGAAAAAGCCCATCTTGGATAATTTTCTTCAATCTTTTTTCTTTTGCGTGAAAAAATAAAAACTCTTAACAATACGGTTCTATCAGTATTTCTAAGTGTTTCTGTTATATGGTAGTCAACTTCAAAAATATGATGAAGTATTTTCGATAACATCATGCAGATAAGCAACTGCCTGTTCTTCATCTGTTTTTATAAAACTAGTCACCATTTTGGGATGATCAATATAACTTTATCCGTTTGACCTTTAAGAGCTTTAGTTGTAGCTCTTAAAGCTAGATTAGTAGCATTCATGTAGCATTTACTCCTGAAATGAACATATTAGCTTCTCGTTCGGTCACTTCCTCGTAATCTGAAAAATCTCCAAAAAATAAACGGTCATACCATGCCTCATTCTCCACCCAACCATCAGACACAGAATAAACCTCCGTTATCCCATTACAATAACGAACAATTTTAGGATGTTTCGTTTTAATAAAGAAATACTTTGCTTCCATAGTCTATCTCACCAACCTATACTTGTCCTGCTGTTATACGCATTAGCTACTATTCTATAATAAATATGATTCTATTATACCCAAAAAAGCCTTGGAAAGCTCCAAAGCATTGGTGTATTGTCTTAAACTTTTTCTGTTCGTTTGGCAATACTACGCAAGCGCAGATTCAGACAGATTCCACATATGAAAATTCCCACAACAAGGCCAATCCAGTAGGCGAATGGTCCGAGTGTGGTCCTACTATCAAGGAAAAAAGCGATTGGGAAGGTCAGACTCCAATAGGAAACAAGACCGATGATAAACGGCATGGTCGTATCCTTGTAGCCACGTAAAATTCCCTGAATCGGTGCTGTAAAGGCATCTGCCAGCTGGAAAAAGAGGGCATAGGTCAGAAATTGAGACGTCAGCCCAATAAAGGCTGAATCATGACCATACAGAGTTGCCACCATTGGTCTAAAGAAATACAGGAAAGACAAGGTTAAAGAGGCAAAACCGATGGCACTCAAGCGGCCCAATCGACTATATTCTCTGACATCTTGATAGCGTTTTGCACCAATTTCATAAGAAATCACAATTGGTAGAGCTGAAGAAATACTCAATGGGAAGGCATAGAGCAAGGTCGCAAAGTTCATCGCGGCTTGGTGTGAGGCAATGACCTGTGAAGAGAATTTAGACATATAGAGTCCAACAACGGCAAAAATCGCTACTTCCGCAAAGATTTGTAGCCCAATTGGCAATCCTAAACGCACATCTTCCTTGATAAAGGAAACATCGAAGGAACTCTTTTTCCAAATCTGATACTCTCTTATCTTGGGGTGGCGGTGCATCACCAAGAGTACAACTCCCAAAACAGCCCAGTAAGCAAGAGCCGTTCCTAAACCTGTTCCTGCACCACCCAGCCTTGGTAGTCCAAAACGCCCATAAATCAAGAGATAGTTGAAAAAGGAGTTAAAAGGCACAATCAGGAGCATCAAATACATGGATAATTTAGTCAAGCCAAGCGAGTCAAAGAAGGATCGAAAGACACTAAAGAGTAACAGCGGTAAAATCCCAATCGAAATGTAAAAAAGATAGCGCTCTGCAACTTGAAAGACTGCCTTTTCCAGATGAAGCATTCCCAAAATAGGCACTGCTCCTCCAAAGACTAGGATAAACAACAAAAGGGCTAAGCCGATTGCCAAGTAGATAAAATGGTGCAACTCCTGCCGAATCCGCTCTTGATTTCCACGTCCTAGGTGTTGTCCGACAATGGGAACAAGGGCTGAAACAATTCCTGTCAAAAGAGCAAAAAATGGATTCCACAGACTGGTCGCCATGGACACACCTGCGAGGTCTACGGTACTATACTGCCCTGTCATCATGGTATCGATGAAGCTAGCTGAAAAATTCGCAAATTGATAAATTAAAATAGGCACAAAAATCTGGATAAATAGGCGGATTTTTTCTCGCCAAGTTGCTGTTTGGTACATGAATACTCCTAGTTTCTAACATATACTATGTGAATTGAATAAAAGTTAAGACACCGTTAAATCGCTTTGCTGGATGTCAGTTCTATCTGCTGCTCCTTACCTTATCCCATTCCTTTCTAAATCCACTATAATACCTCATTTTAAGAAAGAAATGCACAAATGTCAACTTAAAGAACATAAAAAGGAAGGTCAAGCATTTCTGCTAACCTTCTGATTCTTGTATCCTACTTTCTTTCCATGGAAAAAGCTACTCTCTCGTCCGTAAAGTGAGCGAAAAAGTCGATCCCTGACCCAATTCACTTTGTACCGTAATCTGTCCATTGAGTTGATGAGCCAATTCTTGTGCAATATACAAGCCCAAGCCATAGCCACCTGTATTCATATTGCGAGAAGATTCTACGCGGTAGAGGAGTTTAAAAATCTTAGGCAATTCGTCCTTAGGAATACCCTGTCCTTGGTCTTCAACGGTGATTTTTAACTGTTCATTTGTTAAGACAGCATGAATTTGCAAG is a genomic window containing:
- a CDS encoding lysozyme family protein; the encoded protein is MRKLARTIALIVLVFLAYQFYKTHRDVKQVMTYQPMVQEILAENDTKANEELVLAMIYTETKGKQADVMQSSESASGYADTITDSKESIRQGVEYLSQNLSLAEDAGVDVWTAVQAYNYGPAYIGYVAQNGGKNTIELSTNYSKDIVAPSLGNTTGQTYIYYHPIALINGGKLYVNGGNIYYSRQVRFNVYLIRLMSLL
- a CDS encoding nucleoid-associated protein gives rise to the protein MDIYIKEAVIHQFSPEDTELNLANKLLTISPKIEEYLRKKIERSYSDEAKTGQLGAESPFLDYLSDDLLESSIAIAKLWKEEFSVSENLKTNDLVFVRFEKNGVEQFAFLRISLRENLVHVGAESDSPLKLTQNNLPSAGSAPDEALILNLQTRKYHLIEKRIKYNGTFLNYFSDNVLQDCPAISAKKSIKAVEQTAQKIAENFNQADFQFHSKVKSAIFNHLEEDNELSPEKLADQLFDTNLTARLSFVDELKEVIPEKVSFDEIDSSRQLKKFENQKLSLSNGIELIVPTTIYEDAEAVEFIQNDNGTYSILIKNIEDIKSK
- the glyA gene encoding serine hydroxymethyltransferase, giving the protein MIFDKEDYKAFDKELWEAVSAEEKRQQHNIELIASENVVSKAVMAAQGSILTNKYAEGYPSRRYYGGTECVDIVESLAIERAKEIFGAKFANVQPHSGSQANCAAYMALIEPGDTVMGMDLAAGGHLTHGAAVSFSGQTYNFVAYNVDKETGLLDYDALLVQAKEVQPKLIVAGASAYSRIIDFAKFREIADSVGAKLMVDMAHIAGLVAAGLHPNPVPYAHITTTTTHKTLRGPRGGLILTNDEDLAKKINSAIFPGIQGGPLEHVIAAKAVAFKEVLDPAFKEYAQQVIDNSKAMADIFLAHDKFRVITGGTDNHLFLVDVTKVVENGKVAQNLLDEVHITLNKNSIPFETLSPFKTSGIRIGSAAITARGFGVEEARKVAELTVKALENADNEAVLDEVRKEVRVLTDAFPLYEA
- a CDS encoding L-threonylcarbamoyladenylate synthase, with the translated sequence MDKIAQILEAGGAVVLPTETVYGLFGRALDERAVQRVYELKKRPLDKAMNLNVASLEDVRAFSKNQPDYLEKLFQAFLPGPLTIILQANEQVPHWVNSGMTTVGFRIPSHPVTLDLIKTFGPLIGPSANLSGKTSGVLFDQIIEGFYDEVTGVKDDDFLTGQDSTILDLSGEKAQILRQGAITREDLLAQLPELTFKGEIA
- the prmC gene encoding peptide chain release factor N(5)-glutamine methyltransferase; this translates as MNYAQLFSRYESKLDEIGEEPESLAYTFRALKKLTLTAFVLLLTKEVTKDDKELLELIFQQLSQHVPAQYIIGKTNFHGLEFSVDPRVLIPRPETEELVDLILTENNATNLAVLDIGTGSGAIAISLAKAKSNWKVTASDISLDALAVAQENAWRNQVELAFVQSNVWQDIKGQYDIIVSNPPYIARADVEEVGLNVLHSEPHIALFAEEDGFAIYRQIAKRATEFLTEKGKIYLEIGYKQGQQVKDLFKTALPDKRVRILKDQFGQDRMVVVDHG
- the prfA gene encoding peptide chain release factor 1, which gives rise to MNIYDQLQAVEDRYDELGELLSDPDVVSYTKRFMELSKEEAATRDTVTAYREYKKVLQNILDAEEMIKDASGDADLEEMAKEELKTAKADKEAYEEKLKILLLPKDPNDDKNIILEIRGAAGGDEAALFAGDLLTMYQKFAESQGWRFEVMEASYNGVGGIKEVVAMVSGQSVYSKLKYESGAHRVQRVPVTESQGRVHTSTATVLIMPEIEEVEYDIDPKDLRIDIYHASGAGGQNVNKVATAVRIVHLPTNIKVEMQEERTQQKNRDKAMKVIRARVADHFAQIAQDEQDAERKSTIGTGDRSERIRTYNFPQNRVTDHRIGLTLQKLDTILSGKMDEVIDALVLYDQTQKLEELNK
- a CDS encoding thymidine kinase produces the protein MAQFYFKYGSMNSGKTIEILKVAHNYEEQGKNVVIMTSALDTRAGVGVVASRIGMQREAVAITTEMNVYDYIANLSLKPYCVLIDEAQFLTKQHVYDFARVVDELDVPVMAFGLKNDFRNDLFEGSKHLLLLADKLDEIKTICQYCSKKATMVLRTVNGEPVYEGEQIQIGGNETYIPVCRRHYFAPER
- a CDS encoding 4-oxalocrotonate tautomerase — protein: MPFVRIDLFEGRTEEQKIALAREVTEVVSRNTNAPKEAIHVFINDMPEGTYYPHGEMKRKG
- a CDS encoding MATE family efflux transporter translates to MYQTATWREKIRLFIQIFVPILIYQFANFSASFIDTMMTGQYSTVDLAGVSMATSLWNPFFALLTGIVSALVPIVGQHLGRGNQERIRQELHHFIYLAIGLALLLFILVFGGAVPILGMLHLEKAVFQVAERYLFYISIGILPLLLFSVFRSFFDSLGLTKLSMYLMLLIVPFNSFFNYLLIYGRFGLPRLGGAGTGLGTALAYWAVLGVVLLVMHRHPKIREYQIWKKSSFDVSFIKEDVRLGLPIGLQIFAEVAIFAVVGLYMSKFSSQVIASHQAAMNFATLLYAFPLSISSALPIVISYEIGAKRYQDVREYSRLGRLSAIGFASLTLSFLYFFRPMVATLYGHDSAFIGLTSQFLTYALFFQLADAFTAPIQGILRGYKDTTMPFIIGLVSYWSLTFPIAFFLDSRTTLGPFAYWIGLVVGIFICGICLNLRLRSIAKRTEKV